gaaggggttagTTACTTAACCGGTATTGATCGGGGCGGGGACGCGGGGTTGGGGGTTGAAGGGGTCTGCCGTCTCGTCCCGTGCGAGGCTCGGGGAAGGTGGGAGGAAGGGGACGGCGACCCAGACCCTTCTCCCTGCGGCAAGTGGATCCAATAGTAATACACCCGATCCGATCCGATGGCTTGGCGTCCAGGTTCGGTCCTTGGATCACGCGGTGGCGTGCGTCGGTTATCCCTGTTGGAAACTGGAAATCTCGAACCTAAACCGCGTCAGTGCGGCGCGCAGCTTAGCTGGCTGTACAAAGTTCACCAGGCAGGCATGTGCAACGGATTCCATTTCCGCAGCGCACCGCGCCGGACAAACCAGCTCGCCGCGGGTAAAATTAAGTGCTCCAGTATCAGTAAAAAATCGCAGGATGTGGCGGCAAATTCTACGTGAACTGCTCGGATTGGATTTGATTGGATTGGTCGGCGGTGAATTCCGTGGCCGTCTCCTGAAGACCATCATCAACATCATCCGTCGTAGCCATACGGTTGGTCGTGTTTGACCCGATCAATCGCCGGAGCAAGCAGAGGAGCACGTGTCCAGCTTGACCATAACACTTTTCTTGTCTCTCTCTTGTCCAAATGGGCTGAGTCACGCATTATAAGAAATGAAATGGAAAGTTAGCGACATGCATACTCCACATGTGCTCGGTGCTCggtctgtttttctttcttttcttttcgttCTTTTTTGCATGGAGGTGCTCGGTCTGCTGATCGCACGAAAGCGCTGTGTCAAGCGTACAAGAAGAGGAGAAAACGCTTACTTGCCGGGATACAGTATGTAATTAGGTATGTTCGTTCGCTGGTTCGGTCCCTCGCGCCACTGGCCGGCCAACCGTATGTTCTGTTTCGTGAGCACTGAGCAACAGAGCAAGcttcttttttgaaaaaaataaaacacTCCTTCCGGTTCCCAACTAGTACTATAAGTTGTttttatagagatttcactataaactacacacgaagcaaaatgagtaaattatactctaaaatgcatctatatacatccgtatgtgatccaAAATAAGTATATAGAGATTTCACTATATTAATATCGTAAAGATATCAATTGTACTCAGGCTCTGCACCACCAAAATGTCACAAAGACATCCAGAAATGTCACAgcccaaaaagaaaataaaaaagaaagaaaaaaacaaaggcgCCACCACAGTGATCGACTGCTCTCAGCAACAGCACATAAACAACCACCAAAGACAAAGCCCAAAAAACATAAAAGGCTCCAAAAACGAcgtctttaagaagaaaacagtGCACAAGCGTCGTCGCGCCCGATTCAAGATCTTAGGTTTTCGCCCTGGAGAAAGTCCGAGCTTTCAAAACGATATCTGCAGCAAGGGATTTGCCAGGCACAACCAATGAAGATCAGACCTTAGGTTTTGACCCTGAAAGTCACGACCCGGTACCTAAGCAGCAGCACAAAAAATGAAATCCTCTAATGCTACCACCCCCACTAGCCACTGCTGCTTCTGAAAATTATCAAACACCTAGCTGACTCCATCGCCTTCAAGGCCCCCTCCGCCTTATCGATCCTCCGATCTCAGCCACCATGACTTTCTCCACCGCTGCTTATGCCATGGAAATCGATACCGACATGCCCCATGGTGTCAACAAACAACAGACCTTCGGAACACGTCGACAGCCAGACCGAGGAGAACCAATCATGCAGATCGTTGCAGTGATGCGATAAGAGAACTAGGACCGCCACCATTTCGCTGCCTCCACCatgccgacgccatcgccgccacggcGGAGCACACCGTCCCACGATGCCTACAGCCGGCGCCGCCGGCTGAAGACTGACTTCAGATCTGGGCGGATCCCGAtccaccgccaccccctcgcctGCACGATCCGCCACCTCAAAGCCGTCGTGAGGATCCGCCGCTGCACCACCACGACCCTCGTCATCACGGTGCCCCGCCCAGCCGCTCCGTCCCATGGCGGAGTCCCAGCGCGAGAAGGCGAAATGCCCTGCCGTCACCGGCCTCGTCCTCtgacggcggcgagggaggagggtgTTGTCGTCGGCTGCAGGAGCACCCTCCCTGTCGCCCACGGGAGCAACGTGGGTGGGTCAGATCTGATCTCAGGTCGCTTCTATGAAGAGAGCAAGCTGCAAGCGCTCGTCATTCTCGACTCAGTCCACCGTACGTGCCGGTGCTGCTCGGATCACAAGGACGCGCGCCACAAACAAATGctctccttttatttatttattttgaaatggaggcaaaagatttgcctcatcgattaattaagaagaagagaattgcccagttaattaacaAAAAACCGAGCGAAAACCGATACATATAGACCACATGCGGACTACTCGCTAAGAAACAAACTCCATGACCCCATAGTCAACCCGACAAACATACATAACATGTAACAACCACAGACCCTCAAAGAAACCCTCAACGAAGCCACGGTTGAATACATCAGGCGCCACGAAATCCTCGGAGATGAGCCAGACGGCGATGGAGGACGGCAGGACTGAGCATCCTCCATTAAGCAAATGTTGACGCCTTACCAATGGCGCCACTCTTCTTGCCTATGGCCCTGAGAGCCTTCTTCACCTTCTTTATTTTGCACGTAGAACCCTTCACCGCTAGGAGGCAAGCAATCGCCTTGCCCGACCCAGGACAAGCTACATCCAAGGAGGGGAGCAAGCGGCCAAGCTTTTTCACAAAGACCACCTCGTCAATACGTGCCAACATAGCATCACGGTCAAAAATGGGCGGCCGGATGGGTTTTGGCGCCTCAGAATTAGATGCCAAAGCACCTACCTCATCATCGTCGGCACCCGCAGACGCCACCTGGCCAACGGCCTCAGGTGAGAGAGCAGTAGCAGCATCCAAACATCCACGGTCCACAAAGTCGAGCGGCTGAATGGGCTCCAACGACGATGGTGAAGTCGAAGTGGGCATCACCAAATACCTTACAAGTGACTCCATCTCCTTAGGAAGCACCATCGAAATAGGCGAAGTAGGCTCCCCATAAATCTTTTGCAGCTCAGGCATAATCTGCAGCACCGAAGCCATGACCTCGACAACAGCTTCACTCTCAGAAGCAATCGACACGACAGGCAACGGCAACAGACACGATGTATCACAAGGGGAGAGATCTCCATACATGCATGCTTCCTCATCGGCAGAACCAACCTGGATCTCGGGCAACAGGGACAAATCAAGCACAACCCTAATCTGAAGCTCAGGCAGCGAAGACATATCCAACACCACCTCTAGTTTGGCGAGAGCGGCCTCCACCCTCCCCAAAACACTCCCAACTCGCGCAAGGCAGTCACGAAGCTTTTATACATGTACAACAGCCGAAAGTAACAAATTTTAGCTCATCCGACATGAAAACATTTCACCAATAGTTGCATAAACAGTCAAACAATGCGCTAGTTTCAAACTACTTTCTCGTCCATACCACCACAAAACTACACAAATTCCATTATACATTACAAAAATACACTAGTTTCGTACGTAACTTACATTGTCTCTATACCTAACAGTTAACGAGTGTACGTAGCAGCTGATAATCGATACACAAAGCAGTTGGTCACAAACGTTACACGGCACGGGACAACAAACAGTACACGGGCGACGACGCAATATGAAGCTgcacgaggaggaggaagacggccgGGGGGACTGACCGTGACCGAGCACGCACGACATGCTAGAAGAAGTTGCTGAACTGCCCCGCAAGTGAGTCCTTGAGGTTGGAGAAGAGCCCGAAGAGGGAGTACTGCTTCAGCTTGGACACCTCGTACCACGAGTTGAGCACTGCCTCGTGCTTGTCGGTGCCGGAGAAGGCGAGCTGGATCCCGGGGCTGCAGTCcacctgcccgccgccgctgcccttgCAGCTCGACGTCTTGATCGCGCAGCTGTTTTCGACGCACCCAAAGTTGGCTTGCCCGGAGCACGACGAGCAGCCGTCCGCCTTCCAGAAGAGGTTCTGGAGCGTGCCCTTGTGGAACTCGAACACCTGGGAGACAGAGGGAGTCAGTGATGAGCTTTGTGGGCGTAAGATCTAGAGTAGTATCCTCCAGCCTATGGGTTTATGGGCGCACCAGGGTGAAGCCGGTGACTGTGTACGAGCTGTTGCCGACGAACACGGGCGGCGACCTTGCCGCGAATTTCCTCCCGGCAAAGGCCACCATGTACCCACCAGCAGATGTCTGGAACAGAGCGAAAGAACGGCATGTTAGGACTAATGATGAACCCATCATCTTTTATGTCAGAACACTGTCCAACAAGACATTTGATGAGTACACCTATCTTATCTACTACAAGAAAGTAACAATTGTATCATGATAGAACGATGCAAGCTATTGTGCAGTTCTTCTCAGCAGGCCGTATCTACTCCAGGTTGTCTCGGAAAAAATTACAGTGTGCTGAAGTTTTCAGTATTACTGAAATCGTTCTTATGCAGCAGTCTTATTAACCCATATTTGCAAGAAAAAACAGAATGCCAGTCAATGAATCAGGTACTAGATGAGAAATAAATGAGCGTCCTCATCATAATAATCGGTCATCATGATACTATCTTAAAAACAAACGGCTGAGCCCAATCAATTAGTTGAAGGGGAAATTTCCCCAGAGTGAGGGGACAGCACATTCAATAAATCCTCAGACGAGATTGCACCGACCAAGTAATACTCCAACCTAGCACTTAGGTTGGGCCACAGAGAACACGGAGGCATGTTGAGAGCGCCAT
This window of the Triticum aestivum cultivar Chinese Spring chromosome 5D, IWGSC CS RefSeq v2.1, whole genome shotgun sequence genome carries:
- the LOC123123117 gene encoding uncharacterized protein, with the translated sequence MAATTTATSRRAPAVLLLLLLAAASAASARGDGNGVYEPCADATVSRGDGFTFGVAFAGRDAFFSGGVQLSPCDSRLNLAGAGPQLALFRPTVDEISLLTVNASDPKALTSAGGYMVAFAGRKFAARSPPVFVGNSSYTVTGFTLVFEFHKGTLQNLFWKADGCSSCSGQANFGCVENSCAIKTSSCKGSGGGQVDCSPGIQLAFSGTDKHEAVLNSWYEVSKLKQYSLFGLFSNLKDSLAGQFSNFF